Within the Mugil cephalus isolate CIBA_MC_2020 chromosome 1, CIBA_Mcephalus_1.1, whole genome shotgun sequence genome, the region AACACAACTCCGCAAGATGTTATTTGCAAACAACACGCGGCTAGTTAGCCGTGTAGCTGGCTAACCTAGCTTGGCGTGCAATCACCTGATAGATTAGCAGGTATTTAGATCGTGCACCATACACATAATGGTAACTCGGTCTTTGCTTGAAACGTGCATGTGTTCATTACGCAGTAGTTTCCATCGCAGCTTTGAATACGGCATCGGATTTGGAAAGTGACCGCGCTTTTGTCCCAGCTCGTTCACACTCAGCCAGAATTAACCCTTTCCTAATACCATCAGCCTGTGTTGCTGCAGGACTGTGGGCTGTAGGTCACTTTGTAAACACTGGTGTTAGCACagcgattttatttttaaatcttccaCCTGATTCAAATGCGTTTAGTTCTGACAGGCCCCATTGGATTTTGAGTCATAATCATACTGTACACAGTTAATTTTATTAATACACAAGCTTTATCTTGATATCAACCAATGCTTACCTAGTAAACATTTTCACAGGTTCACCCCTTTTTACGAGGGCACTGTCCGCAATGAATAACTCCCTGGATGGCACAGGCTCCTATGAGGAGCTGGTGAGGCAGAAAGCCAGGAGCATCCCTCAGCATCGCATGAAGGAGTTCCTGGAGTCCTTGGCAAACAAAGGTCCAGATGCCCTGCAGGAGTTCAGCCAGCAAAGTGGAGATGCcactaccactaccaccacTATGGTTTACCAACAAGAGGCTAACTGCATCTATACAGACAGCACCGAGGTGGCGGGGTCACTGTTGGAACTGGCGTGTCCGGTAAATAAGCGTGCTAGATGATTGTAAAGCTAAAGGGTTTCGGTCCGTTAAATTAAGCTCTCTGACAGTTGCCGTCTTCTGAttcaggtgcaggtgcaggttcagccacagcagcagcagatacagGAGTCCAcatcgcagcagcagcagtctgtaCAGAACACGGAGCAGCAGATAGTACAGGTCTGTGTCCGTCCTTTACCTTTTATGTTATGTGcattagtttattttgttccttttaaTCCCGAATCCTAAATGTCTGTTTCCAGGTGCAGATCCAGGGCCAGCAGCAGGGTCAGATGCTGGGCCAGGTTCTCCAAGTGCCCTCTGGCTCCCACCAGCAGCTACAAGGTGTGACCACTGCACAGCTGATTCAATCTGGGGAATTGACAGAGGAGCAGCACCAACAGGTTAGTACACAAATATCATAAGAGGTCGCTATTTTGGCATCAAAAACTTGTTATTAATTTCCAAGTTATCATCTTTCTGCTCGTTTTAGCTGCAAGCCCAGTTGGTAGCAGCTGTTGCAGGAGGACAGCAGATCCAAATCCAGACGGTGGGAGCCCTCTCACCCACCCAGCAGGACGGTTCAGAGAGGAGAGTCATGGGAACCACAGTTGCCACGTCCCAGGGAGCAGGTGTCCTCCAGCCGGCCAAAAAGCGTAAGGTGGACATGCCCATCACAGTGTCCTATGCCCTGCCTGGACAGCAGGTAGCCACGGTCCTGGCAATCCCCCAGGGACAGGGCCAGCAGCAAAGTTACGTGTCCCTGCGGCCAGACCTCCTGACTGTGGACAGTTCCCACCTTTACAGTGCTACAGGCACCATCACGAGTCCCACCGGGGAGACCTGGACCATCCCAGTGTATTCTGCGCCGGCTGGATCTGGAGGCCGTGAGCAGGTCACACATATTGCCATCCCCCAGGAGGCTTACGGGACAGTGCAGGTTGCGGGGACAAACACTACAACCATGACCACGATGCCAACACAAGTTACTGTTGAAAATGACAAGCTGAAAATCCCCGCCAGTCAAAGTCAGACAGCACAGGCCGTTTCCAGCATCACCAGCTCTGGAGTTATGGGGGGCCAGGAAGAAGTGGTGCACACACTTGCTGCAAACACACTGTTCCCTGCCCAGCTCATGAACGGAAACATCCACATCCCAGTTGCTGTACAAGGCTACTCTAATGCTACACAATCCCTTATCTGGGATCCGCAGCAGCAGGTGCTGCACACACAGGGGCTGTCAGGGCAGGAGGTACAGCAGCTACAGGTAATAACATGGTTGTTCAG harbors:
- the LOC125014477 gene encoding transcriptional regulator QRICH1-like, with the protein product MNNSLDGTGSYEELVRQKARSIPQHRMKEFLESLANKGPDALQEFSQQSGDATTTTTTMVYQQEANCIYTDSTEVAGSLLELACPVQVQVQPQQQQIQESTSQQQQSVQNTEQQIVQVQIQGQQQGQMLGQVLQVPSGSHQQLQGVTTAQLIQSGELTEEQHQQLQAQLVAAVAGGQQIQIQTVGALSPTQQDGSERRVMGTTVATSQGAGVLQPAKKRKVDMPITVSYALPGQQVATVLAIPQGQGQQQSYVSLRPDLLTVDSSHLYSATGTITSPTGETWTIPVYSAPAGSGGREQVTHIAIPQEAYGTVQVAGTNTTTMTTMPTQVTVENDKLKIPASQSQTAQAVSSITSSGVMGGQEEVVHTLAANTLFPAQLMNGNIHIPVAVQGYSNATQSLIWDPQQQVLHTQGLSGQEVQQLQSQAVVTEVDGQGQQQVQVQELLLPATLKPEEGFDVWRLWAQRKNAELDKSDRNKLAPIGRRQVLRFQEDLVSCAVAELCMGLSLMTTEARGLEGESYEADVLYYVFLCIQKYLFDNGRVDDVFSDQYYTRFAQSLHQILEPWRPSVHPLGYIIPSHVTEEMLWECKQLGAHSPSTLLTTLMFFNTKYFHLKTVDQHLKVAFSKVLRHTRKSPNNPKDKSTSIRYLKSTERFIGQKVTDDMYSEQLEDPENPLRCPIKLYDFYLFKCPQSAKGRNDTFYLTPEPVVAPNSPIWYSTQPIPKEQLEQMLARILAVREIQEAIHMSESAR